One region of Anaeromyxobacter diazotrophicus genomic DNA includes:
- a CDS encoding DUF3761 domain-containing protein, with product MRLLFGSLCLVLAGLLLSPAEAVAQAAATATTVTCKDGTTSPGGRGACRGHGGVDKKASKAESKAGAAAPAATAAPAGAAAARTVICKDGTTAPGGRGACRGHGGVDKKATAAGGQPPAAAGAAPPAPPAAPAQVQAPSAPPATPAAPSAVTRRPAAAPANAANTDATGAIAKCKDGTYSHAKGHSGACSRHGGVAEWLDGSTAK from the coding sequence ATGAGGCTGCTCTTCGGCTCGCTGTGCCTGGTGCTCGCTGGACTCCTCCTCTCGCCGGCCGAGGCCGTCGCGCAGGCGGCGGCGACGGCCACGACCGTCACGTGCAAGGACGGGACGACCTCGCCGGGTGGGCGGGGGGCGTGCCGCGGCCATGGCGGCGTCGACAAGAAGGCGAGCAAGGCCGAGTCGAAGGCGGGGGCGGCGGCGCCCGCCGCGACCGCGGCGCCGGCCGGGGCCGCGGCCGCAAGGACGGTGATCTGCAAGGACGGGACGACGGCACCGGGTGGCCGCGGCGCCTGCAGAGGGCACGGTGGCGTGGACAAGAAGGCCACCGCCGCGGGCGGCCAGCCTCCCGCCGCGGCCGGTGCGGCGCCGCCGGCGCCGCCCGCTGCGCCCGCCCAGGTCCAGGCTCCGAGCGCGCCGCCTGCGACCCCGGCCGCGCCCTCCGCCGTGACCCGCCGGCCCGCCGCGGCGCCCGCGAACGCGGCCAACACCGATGCCACGGGCGCGATCGCGAAGTGCAAGGACGGCACCTATTCGCACGCCAAGGGTCACTCCGGCGCCTGCTCGCGGCACGGCGGCGTGGCGGAGTGGCTCGACGGATCGACGGCCAAATAG
- the proB gene encoding glutamate 5-kinase produces MPRNHLAHTKTLVVKVGTGTLTDASGRVDPQNCARLAAELAKVGRGRRLVLVSSGAIAFGAERLGLVRSRAKPWDIATKQAAAAVGQPDLFRAWGEAFAPHGVKVAQVLLTAEDLANRKRFLNARRTFARLLELGVLPIVNENDTVAVAEIKVGDNDSLAALVAGCVEAELVVMLTDVDGLYDRDPRQAGARLFELVPRVTAEVERIAGGAGSERSVGGMATKVRAARRLSAQGTATALLSGRRPRALLDLLAGVKVGTLFPPEPERLNGRKGWLAAAARGKGTILVDAGAARALKERGKSLLPSGVRSVDGQFGVGDPVDIAVDRRRPFARGLAGYGADEVRRIAGLKTSEIERALGYKDLDEVVHRNDMVLLDAGPE; encoded by the coding sequence ATGCCTCGCAACCACCTCGCTCACACCAAGACGCTGGTCGTGAAGGTCGGCACCGGGACGCTCACCGACGCGTCCGGGCGCGTCGACCCGCAGAACTGCGCGCGCCTGGCGGCGGAGCTGGCCAAGGTGGGCCGCGGGCGGCGGCTGGTGCTCGTCAGCTCGGGGGCCATCGCCTTCGGCGCGGAGCGGCTCGGCCTCGTCCGCTCCCGCGCCAAGCCCTGGGACATTGCCACCAAGCAGGCGGCGGCGGCGGTGGGGCAGCCGGACCTGTTCCGCGCCTGGGGGGAGGCGTTCGCGCCGCACGGGGTGAAGGTGGCGCAGGTGCTCCTCACCGCCGAGGACCTCGCGAACCGCAAGCGCTTCCTCAACGCGCGCCGCACCTTCGCCCGGCTGCTCGAGCTCGGCGTGCTGCCGATCGTGAACGAGAACGACACGGTCGCGGTCGCCGAGATCAAGGTCGGCGACAACGACTCGCTCGCGGCGCTCGTCGCCGGCTGCGTCGAGGCCGAGCTGGTGGTGATGCTGACCGACGTGGACGGCCTCTACGACCGCGACCCGCGCCAGGCGGGCGCGCGCCTCTTCGAGCTCGTCCCCCGCGTCACCGCCGAGGTGGAGCGCATCGCCGGCGGCGCCGGCAGCGAGCGCAGCGTCGGCGGGATGGCCACCAAGGTGCGGGCGGCCCGGCGGCTCTCGGCGCAGGGGACCGCCACCGCGCTCCTCTCCGGCCGGCGCCCGCGGGCGCTCCTCGACCTCCTGGCGGGGGTGAAGGTCGGGACGCTCTTCCCGCCCGAGCCGGAGCGCCTCAACGGCCGCAAGGGCTGGCTCGCCGCCGCCGCGCGCGGGAAGGGCACCATCCTGGTGGACGCCGGCGCCGCCCGCGCCCTCAAGGAGCGCGGCAAGAGCCTGCTCCCCTCGGGCGTGCGCTCGGTCGACGGCCAGTTCGGGGTGGGCGACCCGGTCGACATCGCGGTGGACCGCCGGCGGCCCTTCGCCCGGGGCCTCGCCGGGTACGGCGCGGACGAGGTGCGCCGCATCGCCGGGCTCAAGACCAGCGAGATCGAGCGGGCGCTCGGCTATAAGGACCTGGACGAGGTCGTCCACCGAAACGACATGGTCCTGCTCGACGCGGGGCCGGAGTAG
- the rsfS gene encoding ribosome silencing factor — MRKTVVKKKGPPSKKPSSKGKAATLRGSGPPRKKKGGPLRSKKPGRNQIAQARKQPAPVTAGKRKALRPNAPAEASAPAAAPSAAAPAPAERPDAARPRALEIAQAGLDKKAEDVLVLDVRGLTSYADYFVLMTADSDRQAGAIADGVDERLKAQGATKVGVEGYESGRWILVDYGDVVAHVFSREARGFYDLEGLWADAPRFQVQS; from the coding sequence ATGCGCAAGACTGTCGTGAAGAAGAAGGGCCCGCCGAGCAAGAAGCCGTCGTCGAAGGGAAAGGCCGCCACGCTGCGCGGGAGCGGCCCGCCCAGGAAGAAGAAGGGCGGCCCGCTCCGCAGCAAGAAACCGGGGCGCAACCAGATCGCGCAGGCGCGCAAGCAGCCCGCGCCGGTGACCGCCGGCAAGCGCAAAGCGCTCCGCCCGAACGCGCCCGCCGAGGCGAGCGCCCCCGCCGCCGCGCCGTCCGCGGCCGCCCCCGCGCCCGCGGAGCGGCCCGACGCGGCGCGCCCGCGCGCGCTCGAGATCGCCCAGGCCGGCCTCGACAAGAAGGCGGAGGACGTGCTCGTCCTCGACGTGCGCGGCCTCACCAGCTACGCCGACTACTTCGTCCTCATGACCGCCGACTCCGACCGGCAGGCCGGCGCCATCGCCGACGGCGTGGACGAGCGGCTCAAGGCGCAGGGCGCCACCAAGGTCGGGGTCGAGGGCTACGAGAGCGGCCGCTGGATCCTGGTCGACTACGGCGACGTGGTGGCGCACGTCTTCAGCCGTGAGGCGCGCGGGTTCTACGACCTCGAGGGCCTCTGGGCCGACGCCCCGCGCTTCCAGGTGCAGAGCTGA
- a CDS encoding YidB family protein, with the protein MGILDGLRSSLLGGAAGQAQSPLAASVLGMLGGGGLGSLVGELRQGGLGKIVESWIGTGQNLPVSAEQLQQALGPKVQALAQQHGLSPDAVSQALSQLLPQLIDHLTPNGQLPQGTGAEQGLAALRSKLGI; encoded by the coding sequence GTGGGCATCCTCGACGGCCTTCGCAGCTCGCTGCTCGGTGGCGCAGCAGGTCAGGCGCAATCGCCGCTGGCGGCCTCGGTCCTCGGCATGCTCGGCGGCGGGGGGCTCGGGAGCCTCGTCGGCGAGCTGAGGCAGGGCGGCCTCGGAAAGATCGTCGAGTCGTGGATCGGCACGGGCCAGAACCTGCCGGTCTCGGCGGAGCAGCTCCAGCAGGCGCTCGGCCCGAAGGTGCAGGCGCTGGCCCAGCAGCACGGGCTGAGCCCGGACGCCGTGAGCCAGGCGCTCTCTCAGCTCTTGCCCCAGCTCATCGACCACCTCACGCCGAACGGCCAGCTGCCCCAGGGCACCGGGGCCGAGCAGGGGCTGGCGGCGCTCCGGTCGAAGCTCGGCATCTGA
- a CDS encoding transposase has translation MTAPRQVLPGTTYLITRRCAQRQFLLRPSKITNAIFLYVLAVAAGRFGMNIHAYCVLSNHFHLILTDPGARLPAFEQYLDSLVARAINASLGRWEAFWAPSSYSAVALGSPADVVDKTAYVLANPVAAGLVRRGRDWPGLWSAPELVGGQPLTVRRPQTFFRENGSMPESVELTLTAPPGFDSPADFRERVAAALGRAEAAAGACESSGVRVVGAERVLAQEVRRRAVQREPRRTLNPRVAARDRWKRIEALQRLRGFLERYRAAWRARRAGDFAALFPPGTYLLRVAHGAPCAAT, from the coding sequence ATGACCGCGCCCCGCCAGGTTCTGCCCGGGACCACGTATCTCATCACGCGTCGCTGCGCGCAGCGTCAGTTCCTGCTCCGTCCGTCCAAGATCACCAACGCCATCTTCCTTTACGTGCTCGCCGTCGCAGCCGGCCGGTTCGGCATGAACATCCACGCGTACTGCGTGCTGTCCAACCACTTCCATTTGATCCTCACGGATCCCGGCGCGCGGCTCCCCGCCTTCGAGCAGTACCTCGACTCCCTCGTCGCGCGCGCCATCAACGCCTCCCTCGGCCGGTGGGAGGCGTTCTGGGCTCCGTCGAGCTACAGCGCCGTCGCCCTTGGTTCGCCCGCCGACGTCGTCGACAAGACCGCCTACGTGTTGGCGAACCCGGTCGCGGCCGGCCTGGTCCGCCGCGGCCGGGATTGGCCGGGGCTCTGGTCTGCGCCCGAGCTCGTCGGCGGTCAGCCACTCACCGTGCGGCGACCGCAGACCTTCTTCCGCGAGAACGGGAGCATGCCGGAGAGCGTGGAGTTGACGCTCACCGCGCCGCCCGGATTCGATTCCCCCGCCGACTTTCGCGAGCGGGTCGCCGCGGCTCTCGGCCGGGCGGAAGCCGCCGCTGGAGCCTGCGAGAGCTCAGGCGTGCGCGTGGTCGGAGCCGAGCGCGTGCTCGCACAAGAGGTCCGGAGGCGGGCCGTGCAACGTGAGCCGCGGCGGACGCTCAACCCCCGCGTCGCTGCGCGGGATAGGTGGAAACGCATCGAGGCCCTCCAGCGACTCCGCGGTTTCCTCGAGCGGTACCGCGCAGCCTGGCGGGCGAGGCGCGCCGGAGACTTCGCCGCCCTGTTCCCACCCGGCACCTATCTGTTGCGGGTCGCGCACGGCGCGCCGTGCGCGGCGACTTAG
- the nifJ gene encoding pyruvate:ferredoxin (flavodoxin) oxidoreductase: MSKRTMVTMDGNEAVASVAHRINEVIAIYPITPSSNMGEWADEWSSKGQQNVWGTVPSVSEMQSEGGAAGAVHGALQAGALTTTFTASQGLLLMIPNMYKIAGELTAFCMHVSARTLATHALSIFGDHSDVMAVRQTGFGLLSSGNVQEAHDFAAIAQRASMRSRIPFLHFFDGFRTSHEVSKIELLDDADLRRMIPDELVAAHRARALTPEKPVVRGTAQNPDAFFQAREACNPFYLDCPAAVQEAMDEFAEITGRQYKLFDYHGHPEAERIVVVMGSGADVVHETVDALLAKGEKVGVVKVRLYRPFALGEFMAALPRTTAHVAVLDRTKEPGALGEPLYQDVVTALREAHQAHIDRFHHEINVLGGRYGLSSKEFTPAMAKAVFDELGKARPKRHFTVGINDDVTHLSLDYDPAFETEPKEVVRAVFYGLGADGTVGANKNSIKIIGEDTPNYAQGYFVYDSKKSGSVTISHLRFGPKPIRSAYLVTSANFVACHQFNFLEKYDMLEGAAPGATFLLNAPFGPDRIWDELPREVQQQILDKDIKLFVIDAYKVAKETGMGVRINTIMQTCFFAISGVLPREEAIAAIKHAAEKTYARKGAEVVKKNFEAIDATLAGLFEVKRRGAATGAPRPPMIPAEAPDFVKRVTGLMLAGHGDKLPVSAFPVDGTWLTGTSKWEKRAIALEVPAWDKSLCIQCNKCSLICPHAAIRTKFYPAEALQQAPATFDAMDFKSQEWKGQKYTVQLAPDDCTGCTLCVEICPAESKTEKGHKAINMVPVVPIRQKERENFAYFLKLPEADRTKVKLDAKGTQFLEPLFEYSGACSGCGETPYIKLLTQLYGDRAIIANATGCSSIFGGNLPTTPYTCNAEGRGPAWSNSLFEDNAEFGFGIRLAVDKQQEHAREILSRLGTVVGDGLVKELLTADQAGEAGLAAQRERVKVLRQKLAGSSLPEAAWLDKIADYLVKKSIWIVGGDGWAYDIGYGGLDHVIAQGRDVNILVLDTEVYSNTGGQASKATPLGAAAKFATSGKTTGKKDLAMLAMTYGHPYVARVAMGAKDAQTVNAFKEADSYPGTSVIIAYGHCIAHGYDLSEALGQQERAVESGYWPLFRYDPRRVAAGESPLKMDSPAPKLSLSEFVSRENRFKQVALTQPDHWKRFLEEAQKGVKERYALYEHLARAMTPAAPAAVPPPANGTPKARA; the protein is encoded by the coding sequence ATGTCGAAGAGGACGATGGTCACCATGGACGGCAACGAGGCGGTGGCCTCGGTCGCCCACCGCATCAACGAGGTGATCGCCATCTACCCCATCACGCCCTCCTCCAACATGGGCGAGTGGGCGGACGAGTGGTCGTCGAAGGGCCAGCAGAACGTGTGGGGCACCGTGCCGTCGGTCTCCGAGATGCAGTCGGAGGGCGGCGCGGCGGGCGCGGTCCACGGCGCGCTGCAGGCCGGCGCGCTCACGACGACCTTCACGGCGTCGCAGGGCCTGCTGCTCATGATCCCCAACATGTACAAGATCGCGGGCGAGCTCACCGCGTTCTGCATGCACGTGTCGGCGCGCACGCTCGCGACGCACGCGCTGTCGATCTTCGGCGATCACTCCGACGTGATGGCCGTGCGGCAGACCGGGTTCGGCCTGCTCTCCTCCGGCAACGTGCAGGAGGCGCACGACTTCGCGGCCATCGCGCAGCGCGCCTCGATGCGGAGCCGCATCCCCTTCCTGCACTTCTTCGACGGCTTCCGCACCTCGCACGAGGTGTCGAAGATCGAGCTGCTCGACGACGCCGACCTGCGCCGGATGATCCCGGACGAGCTGGTGGCGGCGCACCGCGCCCGCGCGCTCACCCCGGAGAAGCCGGTCGTCCGCGGCACCGCCCAGAACCCGGACGCGTTCTTCCAGGCGCGCGAGGCGTGCAACCCGTTCTACCTGGACTGCCCGGCGGCGGTGCAGGAGGCGATGGACGAGTTCGCCGAGATCACCGGCCGCCAGTACAAGCTCTTCGACTACCACGGCCACCCCGAGGCCGAGCGCATCGTCGTGGTCATGGGCTCGGGCGCCGACGTGGTGCACGAGACGGTCGACGCGCTCCTCGCCAAGGGCGAGAAGGTGGGCGTGGTGAAGGTCCGGCTCTACCGGCCCTTCGCGCTGGGCGAGTTCATGGCGGCGCTGCCCCGCACCACCGCGCACGTCGCGGTGCTCGACCGCACCAAGGAGCCGGGCGCGCTCGGCGAGCCGCTCTACCAGGACGTGGTGACGGCGCTGCGCGAGGCGCACCAGGCGCACATCGACCGCTTCCACCACGAGATCAACGTCCTCGGCGGCCGGTACGGGCTCTCCTCCAAGGAGTTCACGCCCGCCATGGCGAAGGCGGTCTTCGACGAGCTCGGCAAGGCGCGCCCGAAGCGGCACTTCACGGTCGGCATCAACGACGACGTGACGCACCTCTCGCTCGACTACGACCCGGCCTTCGAGACCGAGCCGAAGGAGGTCGTGCGGGCGGTGTTCTACGGCCTCGGCGCGGACGGCACGGTCGGCGCCAACAAGAACTCGATCAAGATCATCGGCGAGGACACGCCCAACTACGCGCAGGGCTACTTCGTCTACGACTCCAAGAAGTCGGGCTCCGTCACCATCTCGCACCTGCGCTTCGGCCCGAAGCCGATCCGCTCGGCCTACCTCGTGACGAGCGCCAACTTCGTCGCCTGCCACCAGTTCAACTTCCTCGAGAAGTACGACATGCTCGAGGGGGCCGCGCCCGGCGCCACCTTCCTCCTCAACGCGCCGTTCGGCCCGGACCGGATCTGGGACGAGCTGCCGCGCGAGGTGCAGCAGCAGATCCTCGACAAGGACATCAAGCTCTTCGTCATCGACGCCTACAAGGTGGCGAAGGAGACCGGCATGGGGGTGCGCATCAACACCATCATGCAGACCTGCTTCTTCGCCATCTCGGGCGTGCTGCCGCGCGAGGAGGCCATCGCCGCCATCAAGCACGCCGCCGAGAAGACCTACGCGCGGAAGGGCGCGGAGGTGGTGAAGAAGAACTTCGAGGCCATCGACGCCACGCTGGCGGGGCTGTTCGAGGTGAAGCGCCGCGGCGCCGCCACCGGCGCGCCGCGCCCGCCCATGATCCCGGCCGAGGCGCCGGACTTCGTGAAGCGCGTCACCGGCCTCATGCTGGCCGGGCACGGCGACAAGCTGCCGGTGTCGGCCTTCCCGGTGGACGGCACCTGGCTCACCGGCACCTCGAAGTGGGAGAAGCGCGCCATCGCGCTGGAGGTCCCGGCCTGGGACAAGAGCCTCTGCATCCAGTGCAACAAGTGCTCGCTCATCTGCCCGCACGCGGCCATCCGCACCAAGTTCTACCCGGCGGAGGCGCTGCAGCAGGCGCCGGCCACCTTCGACGCGATGGACTTCAAGTCGCAGGAGTGGAAGGGCCAGAAGTACACGGTCCAGCTCGCCCCCGACGACTGCACCGGCTGCACGCTGTGCGTGGAGATCTGCCCCGCCGAGTCGAAGACCGAGAAGGGCCACAAGGCCATCAACATGGTCCCAGTGGTGCCCATCCGGCAGAAGGAGCGCGAGAACTTCGCCTACTTCCTGAAGCTCCCCGAGGCCGACCGCACCAAGGTGAAGCTCGACGCGAAGGGGACCCAGTTCCTCGAGCCGCTCTTCGAGTACTCGGGCGCCTGCTCCGGCTGCGGTGAGACGCCGTACATCAAGCTGCTCACCCAGCTCTACGGCGACCGCGCCATCATCGCCAACGCCACCGGCTGCTCGTCGATCTTCGGCGGCAACCTGCCGACCACCCCGTACACCTGCAACGCCGAGGGGCGCGGGCCGGCCTGGTCGAACTCGCTCTTCGAGGACAACGCCGAGTTCGGCTTCGGCATCCGCCTGGCGGTGGACAAGCAGCAGGAGCACGCCCGCGAGATCCTCTCGCGGCTCGGCACGGTGGTCGGCGACGGGCTCGTGAAGGAGCTCCTCACCGCCGACCAGGCGGGCGAGGCGGGGCTGGCAGCCCAGCGCGAGCGGGTGAAGGTGCTGCGGCAGAAGCTCGCCGGCTCGTCGCTGCCCGAGGCGGCCTGGCTCGACAAGATCGCCGACTACCTGGTGAAGAAGTCGATCTGGATCGTCGGCGGCGACGGCTGGGCCTACGACATCGGCTACGGCGGCCTCGACCACGTCATCGCCCAGGGGCGCGACGTAAACATCCTGGTGCTCGACACCGAGGTGTACTCGAACACCGGCGGCCAGGCCTCCAAGGCCACCCCGCTCGGCGCCGCCGCCAAGTTCGCCACCTCCGGCAAGACCACCGGCAAGAAGGACCTCGCCATGCTCGCCATGACGTACGGCCACCCGTACGTGGCGCGGGTGGCGATGGGCGCCAAGGACGCGCAGACGGTGAACGCGTTCAAGGAGGCGGACAGCTACCCAGGGACGTCGGTCATCATCGCGTACGGCCACTGCATCGCCCACGGGTACGACCTGTCGGAGGCGCTCGGCCAGCAGGAGCGCGCGGTCGAGTCCGGCTACTGGCCGCTGTTCCGCTACGACCCGCGCCGCGTCGCGGCCGGCGAGAGCCCGCTCAAGATGGACTCGCCCGCCCCGAAGCTCTCGCTCTCCGAGTTCGTGAGCCGCGAGAACCGCTTCAAGCAGGTGGCGCTCACGCAGCCCGACCACTGGAAGCGGTTCCTCGAGGAGGCGCAGAAGGGCGTGAAGGAGCGGTACGCGCTCTACGAGCACCTCGCCCGCGCCATGACCCCCGCCGCCCCGGCCGCCGTGCCGCCGCCGGCGAACGGCACGCCGAAGGCGAGGGCGTAG
- a CDS encoding B12-binding domain-containing radical SAM protein, whose translation MRALLVQPRSPLTYWSYHFALPYAGKAAALPPLGLATLAALLPSRWEVRIVDLHLAPLDDADLAWADAVLVSGMLVHADGIRTVLRRARALGKRTVVGGPAATTSPGLFPEADHVFRGEAEGRLDALVAALEAPSASAPRLLSPAPGAPRPDLRTSPTPRFELLQLDRYASLAVQLSRGCPFQCEFCDIIEVFGRAPRLKSAEQILAELTALYRLGGRGSLFFVDDNFIGNRRAVKALLPLLAAWQEEHGHPFDLYTEASLDLAGEPELLAAMVRAGFSAVFVGIESPSEEALAEAGKRQNLRQDPAEAVRVLTRAGLEVMAGFIVGFDADREDIFDEQLAFIAASAIPRAMAGVLMALPGTALWRRLEREGRLRRAATGDQFGRPNFEPALDERALVAGYRRLLAALYTDEAFYARCERHLAEAAFPGAGALTPGWPAILARAALGIGVAARRRARFWRLVALGARRGRQAFGRAVTLAILGEHMIRYTEEVALPRLDAVLAAIDARREASAAPLAAASPADRASGCRAASSDARRELPC comes from the coding sequence GTGCGCGCCCTCCTCGTCCAGCCGCGTTCGCCGCTCACCTACTGGAGCTACCACTTCGCGCTGCCTTACGCGGGCAAGGCCGCGGCGCTGCCGCCGCTCGGCCTCGCCACGCTGGCGGCGCTGCTGCCCTCGCGCTGGGAGGTGCGGATCGTCGACCTGCACCTCGCGCCCCTCGACGACGCCGACCTCGCCTGGGCCGACGCCGTGCTCGTCTCCGGCATGCTGGTGCACGCCGACGGCATCCGGACGGTGCTGCGCCGCGCCCGCGCCCTCGGGAAGCGCACCGTGGTCGGCGGCCCCGCCGCCACCACCTCGCCCGGCCTCTTCCCGGAGGCGGACCACGTCTTCCGCGGCGAGGCCGAGGGGCGGCTCGACGCGCTGGTCGCCGCGCTGGAGGCCCCCTCCGCGTCCGCCCCGCGCCTCCTCTCGCCCGCGCCCGGCGCGCCGCGCCCCGACCTCCGCACCTCGCCCACCCCGCGCTTCGAGCTCCTGCAGCTCGACCGCTACGCCTCGCTCGCGGTGCAGCTCTCCCGCGGCTGCCCCTTCCAGTGCGAGTTCTGCGACATCATCGAGGTGTTCGGGCGGGCGCCGCGCCTGAAGAGCGCCGAGCAGATCCTCGCCGAGCTCACCGCGCTCTACCGCCTCGGCGGCCGGGGCTCGCTCTTCTTCGTGGACGACAACTTCATCGGCAACCGCCGCGCGGTGAAGGCGCTCCTGCCGCTCCTCGCCGCCTGGCAGGAGGAGCACGGCCACCCCTTCGACCTCTACACCGAGGCGAGCCTCGATCTCGCCGGCGAGCCGGAGCTCCTCGCGGCGATGGTGCGGGCCGGCTTCTCGGCGGTGTTCGTGGGCATCGAGTCGCCCTCCGAGGAGGCGCTGGCCGAGGCCGGCAAGCGCCAGAACCTGCGCCAGGACCCGGCGGAGGCGGTGCGCGTGCTCACCCGCGCCGGGCTGGAGGTGATGGCCGGGTTCATCGTCGGGTTCGACGCGGACCGCGAGGACATCTTCGACGAGCAGCTCGCCTTCATCGCGGCGAGCGCCATCCCGCGCGCCATGGCCGGGGTGCTCATGGCGCTGCCCGGCACCGCGCTCTGGCGGCGGCTCGAGCGCGAGGGGCGGCTCCGGCGCGCCGCCACCGGCGATCAGTTCGGGCGGCCGAACTTCGAGCCCGCCCTCGACGAGCGCGCCCTGGTGGCCGGCTACCGGCGGCTCCTCGCCGCGCTCTACACCGACGAGGCGTTCTACGCTCGGTGCGAGCGCCACCTGGCCGAGGCGGCGTTCCCCGGCGCGGGCGCGCTCACCCCGGGCTGGCCCGCGATCCTGGCCCGCGCCGCGCTCGGCATCGGCGTGGCCGCGCGCCGGCGGGCGCGCTTCTGGCGTCTCGTCGCGCTGGGCGCGCGCCGCGGCCGGCAGGCGTTCGGGCGCGCGGTGACGCTCGCCATCCTCGGCGAGCACATGATCCGCTACACCGAGGAGGTGGCGCTGCCTCGGCTCGACGCCGTCCTGGCGGCGATCGACGCCCGGCGCGAGGCGAGCGCCGCCCCGCTGGCGGCGGCCTCGCCCGCCGATCGCGCGTCCGGCTGTCGCGCCGCGTCATCGGACGCTCGCCGCGAGCTGCCTTGCTGA
- a CDS encoding glutamate-5-semialdehyde dehydrogenase, with protein sequence MRQPAEATLEQEMRRLAEAARGAARLLSYAPTAQKDAALREAAAALATRSRAILEANRADVDAARQAGQGAAFLDRLALDPKRLDGIARALREVASLPDPVGEVTSSWRRPNGLAVKKVRIPLGVVLMVYEARPNVTVDAAALCLKSGNAAILRPGSDALRSSLALSEAFADGLAAAGLPREAAQVVPTPDREATFALLQLDELIDLAIPRGGPSLIRAVAERSRVPVVKHYQGVCHLFLDASAPLDQAVALAMNGKVQRPGVCNALECLLVHRAAAAKLLPPVGRALAAAGVELRCDPTALTLLRRAAVKAVAARPEDYGREFLDKILAVRVVPHLDAALDHIARYGSLHTEAILTRDLPSARRFEREVTASAVMVNASTRFNDGGELGLGAEIGISTTKLHAFGPMGLAELTTQKYVVEGDGHIRS encoded by the coding sequence ATGCGGCAGCCCGCCGAAGCCACCCTGGAGCAGGAGATGCGCCGCCTCGCCGAGGCCGCCCGCGGCGCGGCGCGCCTGCTCTCCTACGCCCCGACGGCGCAGAAGGACGCGGCGCTGCGCGAGGCGGCGGCAGCGCTCGCGACCCGCTCGCGCGCCATCCTCGAGGCGAACCGCGCCGACGTAGACGCCGCGCGGCAGGCCGGCCAGGGCGCGGCCTTCCTCGACCGCCTGGCGCTCGACCCGAAGCGGCTCGACGGCATCGCCCGGGCGCTGCGGGAGGTGGCGTCGCTCCCCGACCCGGTGGGCGAGGTCACCTCGAGCTGGCGGCGGCCGAACGGCCTCGCCGTGAAGAAGGTCCGCATCCCGCTCGGCGTGGTCCTCATGGTGTACGAGGCCCGGCCCAACGTCACGGTCGACGCCGCCGCGCTCTGCCTCAAGAGCGGCAACGCCGCCATCCTGCGGCCCGGCTCGGACGCGCTGCGCTCCTCGCTGGCGCTCTCGGAGGCATTCGCCGACGGGCTCGCCGCGGCCGGGCTGCCGCGCGAGGCCGCCCAGGTGGTGCCGACCCCCGACCGCGAGGCCACCTTCGCGCTCCTCCAGCTGGACGAGCTCATCGACCTCGCCATCCCGCGCGGCGGGCCGTCGCTCATCCGCGCCGTGGCGGAGCGCTCGCGCGTGCCGGTGGTGAAGCACTACCAGGGCGTGTGCCACCTGTTCCTCGACGCCTCGGCGCCGCTCGACCAGGCGGTCGCGCTCGCCATGAACGGCAAGGTGCAGCGCCCCGGCGTGTGCAACGCGCTCGAGTGCCTCCTCGTCCACCGCGCCGCCGCGGCGAAGCTCCTCCCTCCGGTCGGGCGCGCGCTGGCCGCCGCCGGTGTCGAGCTCCGCTGCGACCCCACCGCGCTCACGCTCCTGCGCCGGGCGGCGGTGAAGGCGGTGGCGGCGCGCCCCGAGGACTACGGCCGCGAGTTCCTCGACAAGATCCTGGCCGTGCGCGTCGTGCCGCACCTCGACGCCGCGCTCGACCACATCGCCCGCTACGGCTCGCTCCACACCGAGGCCATCCTCACCCGCGACCTCCCGAGCGCGCGGCGCTTCGAGCGCGAGGTGACGGCGAGCGCGGTCATGGTGAACGCCTCCACCCGGTTCAACGACGGCGGCGAGCTGGGGCTCGGCGCCGAGATCGGCATCTCCACCACCAAGCTGCACGCGTTCGGGCCCATGGGGCTCGCCGAGCTCACCACCCAGAAGTACGTGGTGGAGGGCGACGGACACATCCGAAGCTAG